GGCGTTTCTCGGGGTGCTGACCGTGCTGAAGGTCCTCGACATGGGGTTCTTCGAGGTCCTGGCCCGGCCTTTCAACATTATTTTTGACTGGGGCTTCTTCGGGAACGGCTTCGACTTCATCGAAGGCTCGTACGGGCGGGCCTCGGCGATCGGGGCGACGGTCGGCATCGTGGTGGCCCTGCTTGCGGTGGTGACGCTGATGACGCTCGCCGTCCGCCGGTTGTCGACGACGCTGGTGGACGCCGAGCCGCACGCGACGAGGCTGGTTGCCGCGCTCACCGTGGTCTGGTTCGTGTGCGCCGGCTTCGGCTACAGCGTCCAGGGGTTGCCGCGGACCAGCAACGTCACCGCTCCGTTCGCCTACAACACGATGAAGAACGTGCCCGCGGCGCTGCTCGACCGGCAGCGGTTCGCGAAGCAGCTCGAGCAGGACGCGTTCCGCGACACCCCGAGCAGCCAGCTGCTGTCGGCCCTGAGCGGCAAGGATGTCGTGTTCACGTTCATCGAGAGCTACGGGCGCAGCGCGGTCGAGGACCCCAGGTACGCGCCGCAGGTCGACGCGTTGCTGGACGAGGGGTCGCAGCAGCTGAAGGCGGCGGGGCTGACCGCCCGCAGCGCGTTCCTCACGGCCCCGACGACGGGCGGCGGTAGCTGGCTGGCGCACTCCACGCTCTACTCCGGCCTCTGGATCAACAACGAGGCCCGGTACCGCAGCCTGGTGAAGAGCGACCGGATGACGCTGACCGGCGCGTTCAAGCGGGCCGACTGGCGCGCGGTCGGCGTGATGCCCGGGTTGACCGGCTACTGGCCGGAGGGCGAGTTCTTCGGCTACGACACGATCTACGACTCCCGCAACCTCGGCTTCCAGGGCCCGAAGTACCAGTGGTCGGCGATCCCGGACCAGTACATCCTGTCGAAGCTGCAGCGGGAGGAGCTGTCGAAGCCGGGGCACGCGCCGGTGGTGGCCGAGGTCGAGGGGACGTCCAGCCACGCGCCGTGGTCGTACGTGCCGAAGCTCACCGACTGGGACCAGGTCGGGGACGGCAAGGCGACGGCGGGTCCGCGGCCGAGCTTCTCGCAGAAGAACCCGTCCCAGGTGCGGACGCAGTACCGGAAGACGATCGAGTACTCCCTCTCGACGGTGATCTCGTACGCCCAGAAGTACGTCGGCGACGACACCGTGCTGGTGTTCCTCGGCGACCACCAGCCGATTCCGCTGGTCACCGGGCAGAACGCGAGCTGGGACGTGCCGGTGACGATCGTCGCGAAGGATCCGAAGGTGTTCGACCGGATCACGTCCTGGGGCTGGCAGGACGGGGTGAACCCGGCGCCGGACGCTCCGGTCTGGAAGATGGACGCGTTCCGCGACAAGTTCCTGACCGCGTTCAGCGGCTGAGTCCGCGGGGCCGCGTGCTGCGGCTCAGCCGCCGGACCGGGTTCGGCGGCTGAGCCGCTGGCCCGCCGGGGGCCGCGGCCGGCCGCCGGGCGCGGACATCACACGGCCGGCCGCCGGCCGCCGGGCGCGGGCGGGCGCGGCGGCCCGCGTCAGGTGAAGTACCGGCTGAGGCGGGTGGCGAACTCGGCGATCTCGGACGCCGAGCGCTCCGGCGCCACCAGCGGAGACTCCAGCCAGTCGACCTCGGACGGCGTTCCCCGGAACCGGGCGAACACGTGCTGGTGGAAGTGCGGGACCCGGCGGCCGACGATCGCGGTGAAGACGTGCTCGACCGGGAGTTCCGCGCGGAGCGCCCGAGCCGCCGCCCAGGCGGTGTGAGCGACGATCGCGACCTCGTCGGGCTCCATCGCGTCCCAGGACTCGACGTGGCGGCGGGTCTCGACGAACAGGTAACCGAGCGGGCCGTACCCGGTGGGGTCGGCCCCCCGGTGCGTGACGACCACGGACTCGTCAGCCCAGACCATCGGAGCGAGCAGCTCCCCCCGCCCGGCGTGCTTCTCGCAGATCAGGCACTCGTCTGCCATCCGCCGACGGTACGCCGATCAGCCGAGGCTTTCATCCTGTGCCGACCGCCTAGAGCAGCGGGCCCGCGTGACCGGCCAGGCAGCGCCACTCACCCGCCTCGCGCACCCAGGTCTGGGTCACCGGCATCCGGAACGAGCGGGAAGCGCCGTCCACCTCGACCTGGTCAGTGACGACGCAGGTCACCAGGCCGGTATCACCCAGCACCACGACCTCGGTGCGGTCGACCAGCTGCTGCCGCCAGACCAGGTCACCGGCGGTGTTCGACCGGACGTACGCGGCGCGGTCGAACACCTCACCGCGGTGCGACGTCCACCGGAACCGTGGATGCAACACCGCCTCCAACGCGGATGCCCGGCCCGAGGCCAGCGCCTGGGCTCGCCGCTCGACTGCTGCCCGCAGGGCGTCTTCGTCGGTCACCCGCCCAGTCTCCCGGAACACCGCGATCACGGATGGTGTTGCTCTCAGCGGGTATCAAGGAGGAGGCCCTGATCATCGGAGGTGTCTTTATGGCTCGCACCGCAAGTGGGTCCCTGCGACGTAAGACTCGGCTCGCCGCCGCCGCCAAGGTGGCGCGGGAAGCATCCCGGCCGGGCTCGCCGTCGATCGCGGCCCGCCTCGGCGCGATCCCGCGCATGATCGCGGCGTCGGCGTCCGGCCGGTACCCGGGCCTGTCGCGGCTCAAGCTGGCGTTCCTCGGTGTCGGCGTCGCGTACGTCGTCTCGCCGATCGACGCGCTGCCCGAGGCGTTCATGTTCCTGTTCGGCCTGGCCGACGACGTCGCGGTCGCGGTCTACCTGGCGGGCGCGCTGTTCGCCGAGACCGACCAGTTCCTGGAGTGGGAGCGCACGGTCGCGCCGCCGACGATCAACGGGCAGGCGTACTGATCGTCACCTGCTCGAAGACGCGAGCGATTTGCGGGCGGTCGGCGGCGCAGGTCAGTACGGCCGGCTCCGACCAGCCCGCCCGGACGGTCACGGTGGCGCCGTCCAGCCGTACCCGGGTCGTGCGGTCGTCCAGTCGCTCGACGCCGAGCGGCGTGAGCGCGTCGAGCGAGTCGTCGCCGGTGGCGAGGCGGGCGTAGTGCTGGGCGGCCTGCACCGCCGGAGGGAACGCCGAGCGGCCGCGGAGGTACGGGGGAACCACCCGGCCTGCGCGGTACGCTTCGGCAACCGCTAGGGCCGAGTTCGGGTCCAGCGTCCCGTAGTACAGGCCGTGCGGCAGCAGGACGAGGTTCGCCGAGAAGCGGTCGCCGCCGACGTGCGAGCACTCCCACGTACTGCCCCGACGGGCGGCGTCCAGGGCCGCGGCGACCGGGCGTCCCTCCACCGCACAGCACGTGTCGTGGCGGCCGTGGGCGCACACCAGGTGCACCGGTTCCCGCGACGGCGGTCCGGTCGGCTCGAGCGGGACGTCGAGCAGCTCGCGCTCCTCGAAGAACGTGCCCCACCAGACACCCTCGCGACCCGGCCGAGCGTCGACCACGGCGTAGGCCCGGGACTCCGGTTGCCCAGGAACGACGCCCCCGGAACCGAAGGCCCGGCGGGCGCGCCCCGGGCGGCGGATCAGCACGGCGCGGACGCCGACCGCCGTGGAACGTTCGGCCACCCGCAGCAACTCCGGCGACGCGTCGAACGCCCGCCGCGGCCAGGGCCCGCCGTGCTCGATCAGCAGCCACCGCTCCCCCGGTGACGCGGTGCCGAATAGCTGGTCACCACGGGCCCGCGCGGTCACCGCACACCGCGGTTTCGGGACGGCAGCGGCCCGAGCAGGCACCGTCACCCGGCGTCCCCCGGATCGGTGCGCGGCAGAGCGTCCACAACAGAGGACGGGACGCAGACCGCCTCGCGCAGCAGGCGACGGACCAGCACCACCCGGTCGCCGGGATCCAGACCCGGCAGATCACCGACCCGCACCGGCGCACCGGACAGCAGGGTCTTCACCGCGGGCGCGGTCAGCGCCGGAAGCGTCAGCGTCCGGTCCGGCAGGCGCAGCACCACCGAGCCGTCCGGGAGATCCGAGGCAGCGCAGTGCAGGTGCCGCCGCAGCCGCACCACGGTCTGCTGGTCGAGCGCGGCCACGGCGGCGGCCTGGGCCAGCGGTGTGACGGGCTCCGGACGGCTCTGCGGACGGACGGCCGCCCGCAGCCGCGAAGCCACCACGGACGGATCAGCGGTGTGCAGCCACCCGGCGAGCGCGTCGACCACCGCGGTCAGCTCGGGCGCGAGCGCGGTCGGGTCGTCGAGGTCGATCCCGAGCGGAAGCGACTCGCGCAGCGTGGGAACGTCGGCCGCCAGCGCGGCGAGCACGTCGACGAGCGCGTGCCGGGTCACCGGGTGGACGCCGATGGTCAGGTGCACCGACGTCGCGCCGAGCGCCTGCGCCGAGTGCAGCCAGCCGCGCGGCAGGTAGAGCGCGTCACCGGGGCGGAGCACGGTGTCGATCACCGGTTCCTCGGACGCCCGCGCGGCGACCGCGTCCGAGCGCGCGTTCCACGGCTGAGAACGCAGCGGATGCTCCAGCACCGGCTCGTGGATCAGCCAGCGCTTCTCCCCGGCCACCTGGAGCACGAACACGTCGTGGACGTCGTAGTGCGCCGCGAACCCCTGGTTCTGCGGCGGCGTGACGTAGGCGTTGATCTGGACGGGATGGCCGAGGTCGGTGGCGAGCTGCTGTCCGAAGTCGACCAGCGGCGGCCACGTGCGGTGGAGCGCTTGAAGGACGATCGTCGCGCCGTCCACGAAAAGTTGCATGACGCGCTCGTCGACGACCTGGTCGGCGATCTCCGCCCCCGCACCTGCCTGGCCGGTGTAGCGGCTCGGGTCGATCACCGCCCCGTCCTTGGCCAGCCGGATGAACGGCGTCCGCAGGCCGCGCCGAGTGAGCAGGTCGTCGACGGCGTCCAAACCGAACAGGTCGGCGAACTCGCCACCGGTGCTCAACAGTGGACGCTGCGACCAGTGCTCCTCGGCGAACCGCTCGGTCGGGATCGAGACGCACCGCCGCAGCGCCGGACGACCGGCCGGAGAGCCGGTCGTCCGGAGCGGCAACACGGAATCAACTGTCACTGCGGCGCCGCACCGCTGTCGGCCGCACCACCGTCCGCGCCACCGTCGGCGCCTCCGTCGTGGGCACCGGGCGTACCGGCCGCACCCGCGTCCGCCGGACCCTCGGCACCACCGTCGGCGCCTCCGTCCGCGCCACCGTCGTGAACGCCGGGAGTGCCGGCGGCTCCCGCGTCCCCCGGGCCTTCGTTGCTGCCGGGGCCGGAGGTCGCGATGTCGTCGTCACTGAGCGCCATGAGGGGTTCCTCTCTCTGCGGGGGTCGAACGTGGTGGCGAATGCCCCCGCAGCGCGCGGATTACACCAACTACGCCGCAGGTACTTCCGGACGGGTCTCTAGCGGCACCGGAGGCTCGGCTTCGAGCTCCAGCAGCCAGCGCAGTGCGTGCTCAACGCCGTTCACGTAGTGCGGATCGGTACGGATCGGCATCAACGGGGACGCCGTACCCGCCAGCACCACGTCACAGCGCTGGATCTCGGCGATGATCGTGTCGCCGTCGGCGGGACCGGAATCCGGCCCCACCGGCGCGGCGTCCACCGCACCGGTCGCCCAGTCGAGCGCGGCCCCGGCGCCGCGCAGGAAACGACTGAACTCCGGACTGACGGGTGACTGTGTCTTGGTCGAGTACGCCGCGAGGGCCCGGCGTTCGTTCTTCACGAGGACGTGGTCCCGCATCAGGTTCCTTCTCCTTCATGGCAGCAGGCCGGAGGGCCCACCACTCGAGCTGACACCTGCCTACCCGTGAGCATGGTCGAATGAACGGCGGCAAGGTTTCGTATATGTCACATCCCTATCCGTACCGTTCAAGAGTCCCGATTCGTCCAGTCCGAGAGGCCCCCAGATAGCAACAGGCACACCCAGGCGTGGGTGGTGTATGACAAAACGGCACACTAGGAACGAAGACATCCGCGCCGCACGATCTGGAGGAGGTGCCCGATCCGCGCCCAGATCGAGTTGGAGCCCGTCGCCTGGAGCCCACGGCTGGCCCGGCGCTTCGTTGCCGACACGCTAGGCCCACGCGCTGACGTCGACCTGGTCGACGCGGCGGAACTGTTGGTCACCGAACTGGTCACCAACGCGGTGGTCCACGCCAGGTCGCGCGCCACCGTGCTGATCATCACCGGCCGTGACCGTTCGGACGTCCGGATCGAGGTCCACGACGAGGCCTACGAGCCACCCCGGCTGGGCGGCTTCGACCCCGACGCGCTGTCCGGCCGGGGGCTCGCCCTGGTCGACGCGATGTCCGACCGCTGGGGCGTCGAACCGGACGGCCCGTCGCGGTCGGGGAAGCGGATCTGGTTCGAACTCCGCGTCCGTACGCCCCAGCACAGCGTCGTGTGCTGAAGGTCTCACTTCTGGCAGGACGGGCACCAGAACAGGTTCCGGCCCTCGACGACCGCGGTCCGGACCGGTGTCCCGCAGATCCGGCACGGACGGTTCGCCCGGTGGTAGACGTAGCGGCCCGCGCCGCGGTCCTGCCGGCTGGGCAGCTCAGGGTCCCGCTCCGCGTCCTCCGGGCGCAGCGTCAGGATCCGGCCCACCCGCACGCCGTCGGTCATCAGCAGGACCAGGTCGTCCCAGACCGCGGTCCACTCCTCCACCGACACGTCACGCCCCGGCCGGTACGGGTCGATCCCGGCCCGGAACAGCGCCTCCGCCCGGTAGACGTTGCCGACCCCGGAGAGGACGTCCTGCCGCATCAGCAGCGCGCCGATCGACGTCCGGCTGCGGCCGATGCGTGCCCAGGCCCGATCGGGTTCGGCGTCCGCGCGCAGCGGGTCGGGGCCGAGCCGCGCCAGTAACGCGTCCCGGCCCGGGTCGTCGAGCACCTCGCACGCGGTCGGCCCGCGCAACTCGGCCCAGGCCGGCGTCTCCCCGCCGCCGGTCAGCAACAGCCGGATCTGCCCGCGAGGCGCGGGCGGTTCCCCTGCGCCGTCGACGAACGTCCCGTACAGGCCCAGGTGGACGTGGAGCCAGCGGTCACCGTAGTCGTGGAATAGGTGCTTGCCGTGGGCGTCGGTATCCCGCAGCACGAGCCCGTCCAGCGCCGCCGCACCCGCCTCGAAACGGCCCTGCGGGCTCGACGCACGCACCGGCGCGCCGACGAGCAGCTGCTTGTGCCGCTGGGCCAGCCGGTGGATCGTGTGTCCTTCGGGCACGTTTCTCCTCGGTGAGGGGTTGGCAGATGGCGGACGAGTCCTCCTCGCACCATCGTCACCGCGAACGGCGTCGACGCGACCGTCGTCCGGCCGACGTCGGCCCCGAGGCGCCCCGGCCGGAAGCGGCGAGCGAGGCCCGGGACGCCGACAAGGTGCTGCGTGGCCTCGTCGGCGCAGGGCCCTCGATGCTGAGCCTGGACGCGGCGATGCGCGCCCGCGACGCGTCCCGCCCCACCGACGAGGACCTGGCCGACGCGGAGCAGAACCTCACCATCGTCCGGCGCCAGTACGTCCCCACCGAGACACTGCCCCCCGGAATCCGTCCGGCGAACCGCCCTCAGGGCAGCGGCGGCAGCTGACCCGAGCGCTCGTACTCGGCCAGCAGACCGATCCGCCGGGCGTGCCGCTCCTCGCCGCTGAACTTCGTCTCCAGGAACGCGTCGACGATCGCGGTCGCTTCCTCCGCCGAGTGCATCCGCGCGCCGATGCCGACGACGTTCGCGTCGTTGTGCTGCCGGGTCAGCTGAGCGGTCTCGATGTTCCACGCGAGCGCGGCCCGGACGCCGGTGACCTTGTTCGCCGCGATCTGCTCACCGTTGCCGGACCCCCCGATCACCACACCGAGGCTGCCCGGGTCGGCGACCACGCGGGTGGCCGCGGCCAGGCAGAACGGCGGGTAGTCGTCCTCCGGGTCGTACTCGTGCGGCCCGATGTCGACGACCTCGTAGCCTGCCTCGGTGAGATGGCCGACCAGGTGCTGCTTCAGCTCGAATCCGGCGTGGTCGGAGCCCAGGTAGACGCGCATACCGGCATCCTCTCAGGAGAGCGAGACCGGGAACGCGATCGGGTCGAGCACGTCCTTGACCGCGATCGCCACCTGGTCCACGGCCGTGCGGGCCGCGTCGTAGACCCCTAGGCGCCGGAAGAAGCCGTGCGGCACCCCCAGGTACCGGGTGGTGACGACCGGGACGCCTGCGGCCGCGAGCGCCTCCCCGTAGGCCTCGGCGCCCTCCCGCAGCACGTCGAACTCCGCGGTGATGATGAGCGTCGGCGGCAACCCGGCCAGATCCTTGATCCGGGCCGGGGAGATGTCCTCGTTGTCCGGGTCGGCGCCGGCCAGCCAGGTGTTCCACGCCCAGTTCATCTCGGCGACCGAGAGCCCGTGCTCGATCCCGGTCTGCGGGTCGGGCCCCACCGGCGGCTCGGCGAACGGCTCGACCGGCGGGTAGATCAGCGCCTGGAAGTCGAATCCGGCGTGGGCGTCGCGGGCCCGGCGGGCGAGGATCGCGGCCAGCGTCCCACCGGCGGAGTCGCCGACCACCGCGGTCCGGGTGACGTCCAGCCCCAGCTCGTCGGCGTGGTCGCGGACCCAGGCCAGCGCGTGCACGGAGTCCTCGACCTGAGCCGGCCACGGGTACTCCGGCGCGAGCCGGTAGTCGATCGCCACCACCGCGCAGTGCGACCGGTGAGCCAGCCTGCGGCAGGCCGCGTCGTGCGTGATCAGGCTGTCCCCGACCCAGCCGCCGCCGTGCAGGTAGAACATGACCGGCGTACCGCGTCCGCCGCGCGGGTTGTAGAGCCGGATCGGCACCCCGTCGGCCTCCAGGTCCACGACGATCGGCACCGGTGCCGGCGGGCCGCCGAGCGCGGGCGCGTTGTCGTTCTCGGCCGCGCGTGCTGCGGCGATGTCCGCGAGGGTGGGCTCCGGCGCCGGGCCCGGCGGGATGGTTTCGCTGGCGAGGTCTGCAACAGCTTGTGGGTGCAGGTTCATCGCGACAACGCCTCCGGTTGAACATCGGGTGTAGAGATCGCGCCCAGGTCCTCGTGCACGTCCGCCAGGACGAGGCCGGTCCGCGCCTTCGGGGTGAACCATGTGCTCTTCCGCGGCATCGTGGCGCGGTCCAGGTTGACCTCGACGAAGTCCTCGACGGTCACCGGTGCGAGCAGGACGGCCAGCGCGGCACGGTCGGCGTCCACCTCGGCGGCGAGCCAGCCGGCCGGGTAGTCACCACCGATGTACGAGATCGCGGGGTGGTCGGGCGTGAGGCCCAGAACGTGCCGGATCAGCAGTTGCTCGACGACCGTGTGGTCGAGCCGGTCGACGGCGCTGCCGGCGGCCGGCGGGAGCGTCACCTCGTACGTCTGTCCGTCGGCGTAGAGCACAACGGTGCCGCGCGGCGGTGTGGCCGGGCGTCCGTCCACCGACCGCACACCAGCGCCCGAAGCCCGCAACCCGTCCAGGATCTCCGGCACCGGCATCGGCAGCTGCCGGAGCAGCCGCTGATAGGGCTGGATGCTCACCGACCCGGCCGGTGCCACGACCGCCAGGAAGCGGGTCAGGCCGGCCTGCTGCGCGGCCAGGCTGCGGTGGTTCCCGTCGGCGACGACCAGCTCCCCGGTATCGGCGGCCGCCAGCAGACGGTCGCGGTCCGGGCCCGGCCCGACCAGCCAGATCGCGTGCGTCAACCCGTGCTGATCGACGTCGGTCGCATCCGGTTCCCCCGATTCCGCGACGACGTCCGCGAGCGCTTCGTGCAGCGCGTCGCCGTCGGCCTGGACCAGCAGCACCGGGCTGGTGAGGGTGGCCAGCGTCTGGATCAGCGCGGTCCGCTCGGCGACCTTCGCCGCGAAGACCTCCTCGTTGCGGATCACCCGACCCGGGGCACCCGGCCCGGCGGCGATCTCCGCGGTGTCGACGAGGCAGAACATCCCGAGGAAGCGGTCACCGATCCGGTAGACGGCGATCGCGTCGGTGAACGCCGCAAGCTTTCCGGTGTCGACGAGGCTCGCCAGCCGCGCGGACGCGGCGGGCAGCGCGGCGGCGAAGTCGAGCCCGGCGGCGACCGCCTCCGGAGTGCGGTGCGGCATCTCCACCCCGAGCATCGAATCGGGGTTGGCGGCCACCAACGCCGTGATCTCGGCGTCGTCGGCGAACTCGTCGTAGTTCTGTGCGCCAGTTTCTCCGGTCGACGCCCATCCGACCGGTATGGGCTGTAGTGCACTCATTGCCCCCACGCTACCGCGCTGGTCAGCAGGGACTGGGTCGCGGGGGCGGCGCGTCGTGCGCACGGGCAACTCCTCCTCGATTGGCATGGGCGCGCCGTGCGCGGGGGATCGTGCGCTATGGCTTACCCCGACACATCCATGGCGCAACCTGGGGAGGATCCCGATGGGTGGCAGGACGACGTCGGTCGCACCGCGGACGGCACCAGTGCTCTACTCCGCCCGCACCGGGCAGGGCCTCCGGCAGATCATCGGCGACTTGATCGCGGTCGGGCTGGTGTGGTGGGCGGTCCGGCTGCAGGGCTGGGTGGACGAACAAGTCTCGAAGCTCGCCGCGCCCGGCGAGCAGCTGGCGTCGGCCGGCAACGGGTTCAGCGGTGGGTTGTCGAGCGCGGGCAGGCAGGTCGGGCGCATCCCCGGGGTCGGCGACGACCTGAAGGAGCCGTTCGATCGGGCCGCCGGGGCCGGTCAGCAGGTCGCCGAGGCCGGTCAGTCGCTGCACGACACGATCGAACGGACGGCGACGGTCCTGGGGCTCCTCGCGGCTGCGGTTCCGCTGATCGTCGTGCTCTGGTGGGTGCTGCGGCGGTCGCGGTGGGTCCGCGAGGCCACCGCGGCCCGGCGGTTGGTGCGCGGCGGCGCGGACGCGTCGTTCTTCGCGCTGCGGGCGCTGGCACACCAGCCGCTGACCGAGGTGATCCGAGTCGCTCGGCGCCTCGAGGTCGACCCCGGCGAGGCGTGGCGGTCCGGCCACACCGAGGCCGTCGAAGCCCTGGCCGCCCTAGAACTCAAGCGCCTCGGCGTCCGCTGAGCGTCCGCCATGCGCGGTTGCTCGTCGAGCGCCGCCAGGCGCGTTGCAGTTGCTTGCGACCTGGAGCCCGCTGAGAGCGTCGGGGACAGTCGAGCGAGCCGACGCCGTGACATGAGGGTGCCGTCATAAGGAGGCTCGCTCGCCTGTCATCCGTCGCTCTCAGCGGGCCGCCCACCTAGTCGAAGATCGGGCCTTGCGTGCGGGTGCGCTTGAGCTCGTAGAAGCCTGGCGTCGACGCCACGAGCACGGCGCCGTCCCAGAGGCGCGCCGCGGCCTCGCCCTTCGGGGCGGGCGTCACGACCGGACCGAAGAACGCGACGGTCTCCCCCTCCGGCCCCGGCACGTGGATCACCGGCGTACCGACGTCCATGCCGACCGGGTCCATGCCCGCGTGGTGGCTCTCCCGCAGCGCCTTGTCGTACTCGGTCGACGTCGCCGCCTCGGCAAGCGACTCCGGCAGCCCCACCTCACGCAGCGCGTCGACCAGCAGCGACGGGTCGTCGAGCTCGACCTTCTGCAGGTGGATCCGGTTTCCGAGCGCGGTGTACAGCGGCAGCACGACCTCGTTGCCGTGCGCCTGCTCAGCGGCGATGACGACCCGAACCGGCCCCCACGCCTTCTTCATCATCTCGTGGTACTGCTCCGGCAGCTCTTCCCGCCCCTCGTTGAGCACCGCCAGGCTCATCACGTGGAACTTCACGTCCAGCGGACGTACCTTCGCCGCCTCCAGCACCCACCGAGACGTCATCCATGCCCACGGGCACAGCGGGTCGAACCAGAAACCGACCGGCGTCTTCTGCTCGCTCATCAGTACCTCCCAGAGAAATGCGCTCGTTCGTGGCAGCAAGGCGCCCCGCCCGCGCATTCCCGACCCGAGTAATGTCCGATTGGGCCTGGTGAGACCTGCGTAAACACGCGTAGACCGCGGGGGCGGCTGTGGCCCCGGCAGCACATCGTCCGCGGCTGTCCCGCGTGGGAGACTGGTCGGCACGGCTCGAACAAGCCAGCGGAGGCTCGATCCTCCGCGAAAATCGGAGCGGCGAAGGAGTACCCGACAGTTGGCCGGTACCAATCTCACCCTCGGCGAAGCCAGGGAACGCGGAGATCTTCTCGACGTCGCGTCGTACCACATCACGCTCGACCTGACCGATGGCGCGGGTAAGCCGGGCACCGACACGTTCCGGTCGGTCACCGAGGTCAAGTTCAGCGCCAAGACGGCCGGTGCGAGCACGTTCATCGACCTGATCGCGGCGAACGTCCGGTCAGCGATGCTGAACGGCACCACGCTGGACGTGAGCGGCTACGACCCACAACAGGGCCTGATCCTCACCGGCCTGGAAAAAGACAACGTCCTCGTCGTCGACGCGGACTGCCGCTACATGAACACCGGCGAGGGCCTGCACCGGTTCGTCGACCCGGTCGACAACGAGGTGTACCTGTACTCCCAGTTCGAGACCGGGGACGCCAAGCGCGTCTACGCCTGCTTCGACCAGCCCGACCTCAAGGCGACGTTCACGCTCGACGTGACGGCCCCGGAGCACTGGGAGGTCGTCTCCAACAGCATCGCGGAGCGCTCCGGAACCCAGGTGCGGTTCGCCCCCACCCCCCGGATCTCCACGTACATCACCGCGCTGGTCGCCGGCCCGTACTACAAGGTCACCGACCTGCACGACGACATCCCGCTCGGCCTGTACTGCCGCCAGTCGCTGAAAGGGTTCCTCGACCCCGACGAGATCTTCGAGATCACCAAGCAGGGGTTCGACTTCTTCCACGAGCACTTCGGGGTGCGGTACCCGTTCGGCAAGTACGACCAGCTCATCGTCCCGGAGTTCAACGCGGGCGCGATGGAGAACGCCGGCTGCGTCACGATCACCGAGAGCTACATCTTCCGCGGCAAGGTCACCGACTACGTCCGGGAGAACCGGGCCAACACGATCCTGCACGAGATGGCCCACATGTGGTTCGGCGATCTCGTGACGATGCGCTGGTGGGACGACCTCTGGCTGAACGAGTCGTTCGCCGAGTGGGCAGCGCACTGGGCCGCGGCGGGTGGCACGCGCTTCACCGACTCGTGGGCGGCGTTCTGCACCGATCGCAAGGGCTGGGGCTACCGGCAGGACCAGCTGTCCTCCACCCACCCGATCGCCTGCGACATCCCCGACATGCAGGCCGTCGAGGTCAACTTCGACGGCATCACGTACGCCAAGGGCGCCAGCGTCCTCAAGCAGCTCGTGGCCTACGTCGGTGAGGACGACTTCGTCGCCGGCCTGCGGTCGTACTTCAAGGCGCACGCGTTCGGCAACACCACGCTCGCCGACCTGCTGACCGCGCTCACCGAGGCCAGCGGCCGCG
This Cryptosporangium aurantiacum DNA region includes the following protein-coding sequences:
- a CDS encoding DUF1015 family protein; translation: MSALQPIPVGWASTGETGAQNYDEFADDAEITALVAANPDSMLGVEMPHRTPEAVAAGLDFAAALPAASARLASLVDTGKLAAFTDAIAVYRIGDRFLGMFCLVDTAEIAAGPGAPGRVIRNEEVFAAKVAERTALIQTLATLTSPVLLVQADGDALHEALADVVAESGEPDATDVDQHGLTHAIWLVGPGPDRDRLLAAADTGELVVADGNHRSLAAQQAGLTRFLAVVAPAGSVSIQPYQRLLRQLPMPVPEILDGLRASGAGVRSVDGRPATPPRGTVVLYADGQTYEVTLPPAAGSAVDRLDHTVVEQLLIRHVLGLTPDHPAISYIGGDYPAGWLAAEVDADRAALAVLLAPVTVEDFVEVNLDRATMPRKSTWFTPKARTGLVLADVHEDLGAISTPDVQPEALSR
- a CDS encoding DsbA family protein; translation: MSEQKTPVGFWFDPLCPWAWMTSRWVLEAAKVRPLDVKFHVMSLAVLNEGREELPEQYHEMMKKAWGPVRVVIAAEQAHGNEVVLPLYTALGNRIHLQKVELDDPSLLVDALREVGLPESLAEAATSTEYDKALRESHHAGMDPVGMDVGTPVIHVPGPEGETVAFFGPVVTPAPKGEAAARLWDGAVLVASTPGFYELKRTRTQGPIFD
- the pepN gene encoding aminopeptidase N; translated protein: MAGTNLTLGEARERGDLLDVASYHITLDLTDGAGKPGTDTFRSVTEVKFSAKTAGASTFIDLIAANVRSAMLNGTTLDVSGYDPQQGLILTGLEKDNVLVVDADCRYMNTGEGLHRFVDPVDNEVYLYSQFETGDAKRVYACFDQPDLKATFTLDVTAPEHWEVVSNSIAERSGTQVRFAPTPRISTYITALVAGPYYKVTDLHDDIPLGLYCRQSLKGFLDPDEIFEITKQGFDFFHEHFGVRYPFGKYDQLIVPEFNAGAMENAGCVTITESYIFRGKVTDYVRENRANTILHEMAHMWFGDLVTMRWWDDLWLNESFAEWAAHWAAAGGTRFTDSWAAFCTDRKGWGYRQDQLSSTHPIACDIPDMQAVEVNFDGITYAKGASVLKQLVAYVGEDDFVAGLRSYFKAHAFGNTTLADLLTALTEASGRDLSNWSAQWLETAGVNTLRPDFTLAPDGTYASFAVTQEAPPDHGTLRSHRIAIGLYDLSESTGKLIRRRRVETDIHGPRTEVDELIGEQPPAVVLLNDDDLTYAKIRLDERSLATVVDHIGGFTESLPRSLLWATAWDMCRDAELPTRDYVRLVLNGLAAESTISVVETQLRQARAALASYADPAWAPSGYELVADAALERLRSAEPGSDVQLVWARTFAGTARSEAHLAFLRALLDGTEQVNGLDVDTELRWDLLQALAGMGAAGEAEIAAEFERDPTDQGSKEAATARALVPTAEAKAKAWHLATEDDTIPNQVGLAVIRGFGHPNQAALLEPYTQKFFDTVADVWARRTSEVAQNVAVLLYPAWAVSPETVERTDAWLASADHPPALRRLVVEGKDRLVRALNARRCDASASS